From a region of the Anaerolineales bacterium genome:
- the truB gene encoding tRNA pseudouridine(55) synthase TruB, producing MSVFGLLIVDKPVGPTSHKIVSLVRRGMGIRKVGHAGTLDPRASGVLVLCLGAATRLSEYLSTSSKRYEAVVRFGSSTETYDSEGPVVRETGKVPKRAEIEAALDDFRGEIEQVPPPFSAIKIRGKKAYELARKGKEVDLEPRQVTIHHIDIVSYKPPDVVLDVECTAGTYIRSLANDLGEKLSCGAHLAKLQRTKAGPFTLEDAIPLPKLEVGFLTGKWEQYVRPAADALPDVPIVNVEGEDLEKILFGHRIEAKSEATGIARAIGPDGDLVAILEAVEDGKEWHPRKVFPR from the coding sequence ATGAGTGTGTTTGGTTTGTTAATTGTGGATAAGCCCGTAGGTCCGACGTCGCACAAGATCGTGTCCCTCGTCCGTCGAGGCATGGGGATACGCAAAGTCGGTCATGCGGGAACGCTCGATCCGCGGGCGTCGGGGGTTTTGGTGCTGTGTTTGGGAGCGGCAACCCGGTTGAGTGAGTATCTCTCAACATCTTCCAAACGTTACGAGGCGGTTGTTCGTTTTGGGTCGTCGACCGAGACCTATGATTCGGAAGGTCCGGTCGTGCGCGAAACCGGGAAGGTGCCCAAACGCGCCGAGATTGAAGCGGCGCTGGATGACTTCCGGGGCGAAATCGAACAAGTACCGCCGCCGTTCAGCGCCATTAAAATACGCGGAAAAAAGGCTTACGAACTGGCACGCAAGGGGAAAGAGGTGGACCTGGAGCCACGCCAGGTCACAATTCACCACATTGATATCGTCAGTTACAAACCCCCCGACGTCGTTCTCGATGTCGAATGCACGGCCGGGACGTACATCCGTTCCCTGGCGAACGACCTCGGCGAAAAGCTTTCTTGCGGCGCCCATCTGGCGAAATTGCAGCGCACGAAGGCAGGTCCATTTACGTTGGAAGATGCGATACCGCTGCCGAAATTGGAAGTTGGATTTCTGACAGGAAAGTGGGAGCAGTATGTACGTCCGGCAGCAGATGCCCTGCCCGATGTTCCCATCGTAAACGTCGAGGGGGAGGACCTGGAAAAGATCCTTTTCGGCCATCGGATTGAGGCAAAATCCGAAGCGACGGGCATCGCACGAGCGATTGGACCGGACGGGGATCTCGTGGCGATTCTTGAAGCTGTCGAAGACGGCAAGGAGTGGCATCCCCGCAAGGTATTCCCAAGGTAA
- a CDS encoding bifunctional oligoribonuclease/PAP phosphatase NrnA, translating into MKSEILKAGRLIEAKDDFVIVGHIRPDGDAVGSLLALSRSLRQMGKRATPILVDGVPQTLNFIANTDEIRTEFPADYGALIAVDVSDLGRLGIDEAALKGQPDLNIDHHPTNTDFAAINIVQPTAAATTQVLYDFLLELDLPLDAQIATHLMLGLVTDTIGFRTSNVTAKTLRVAAALIEYGAELTEVYQNSLNRRTFAAARYWGQGLSRLERHDGVIITSLSLEDRHIAGYPGIDDADLINVLSTIEGAKIAVLLVEQEGGSVKISWRSKDDVNVAELATSFGGGGHHQAAGAIISGELGTVKRNVLSASLGALNGVMELDK; encoded by the coding sequence GTGAAGTCTGAAATTCTCAAAGCGGGCAGGCTAATCGAAGCGAAGGACGACTTCGTCATTGTAGGCCACATCCGTCCGGACGGAGATGCCGTGGGGAGTTTGCTTGCGCTCTCCCGGAGCCTTCGGCAGATGGGCAAGCGAGCGACGCCGATTCTCGTCGATGGTGTGCCGCAAACGCTGAATTTCATCGCCAATACGGATGAGATCCGTACGGAATTTCCGGCGGATTACGGCGCCCTGATCGCAGTGGACGTGTCGGATCTGGGCAGGCTGGGGATCGATGAGGCTGCGCTCAAAGGCCAGCCGGACCTCAACATCGATCACCATCCGACGAACACAGACTTTGCCGCAATCAACATCGTCCAGCCAACCGCTGCTGCAACGACGCAGGTCCTCTATGATTTTCTGCTCGAGTTGGATCTTCCGCTGGATGCGCAGATCGCGACGCATCTCATGCTGGGATTGGTGACGGATACGATCGGTTTTCGAACGTCGAACGTCACGGCGAAAACCCTGCGCGTCGCGGCAGCGCTGATCGAGTACGGAGCGGAGTTGACCGAGGTCTATCAGAACTCGTTGAATCGGAGGACTTTCGCCGCGGCGCGCTACTGGGGCCAAGGTCTCTCCCGGTTGGAGCGTCACGATGGCGTCATCATTACCAGCCTGAGCCTCGAAGACCGGCACATCGCCGGTTATCCGGGCATCGATGACGCCGATTTGATCAACGTCCTTTCGACCATCGAGGGCGCGAAGATCGCCGTCCTGCTGGTGGAACAGGAGGGTGGATCGGTTAAAATCAGTTGGCGCTCCAAGGATGATGTGAACGTCGCTGAACTTGCGACCTCTTTTGGAGGGGGAGGCCATCATCAGGCCGCAGGCGCTATAATTTCGGGGGAGCTCGGAACGGTCAAGCGGAACGTCCTCTCCGCCTCATTGGGAGCGTTGAACGGCGTAATGGAGTTGGATAAATGA
- the infB gene encoding translation initiation factor IF-2, protein MSENGHKVVEIPSNITIRDLATEIEVSPIEVIKQLMANGVMANINQQIDFDTAAILLEEFGFEAQQMISADHEEAADESQVPDWRRMIDDEDPEALVDRAPVVTMLGHVDHGKTTLLDAIRETNVAEGEVGGITQHIAAYQVEHNGRPITFLDTPGHQAFTAMRARGAQGADIAVLVVAADDGIMPQTREALAHARAARVPILVALNKIDRDSANLDRVKQELADVGLQPDDWEGDTMVVPVSAKLRSGIEDLLEAILLVADATEIKANPNGKTLGTVIEGELDKSKGVVATLLVQNGTLRVGDFIAVGTSCGRIRAMFDYQGNAVEEAPPSTPVSILGLSDVPMAGELFTVYESEREARNATLDRKMAEEERKSKPPAMSLEQIFDAFQAGEAQELRLVIKADVQGSLEPITNSLRELSAGDIQVNVLHADTGNISESDIMLATASDAIVIGFNVAPDQAAKRAAEVEGIDIRLYDIIYRLTEDIEKALKGMLEPEKRVVVIGRADVRQVFRIPKLGNIAGCVVSKGVIRRNANIRVRRGDEVLYEGPVTSLKHGKDDEREIREGFECGIGVKGFDDFKEGDILECFTEETVAVE, encoded by the coding sequence ATGAGTGAGAATGGCCATAAGGTAGTAGAAATCCCCTCCAATATTACAATTCGCGATCTTGCGACGGAGATTGAAGTCAGTCCCATTGAGGTCATCAAGCAATTGATGGCCAATGGGGTAATGGCGAACATCAACCAGCAAATCGATTTCGATACTGCAGCGATTTTATTGGAAGAATTCGGCTTCGAAGCGCAGCAGATGATCAGCGCAGATCATGAAGAAGCCGCTGATGAATCACAGGTGCCGGATTGGCGGCGCATGATCGACGACGAGGATCCCGAAGCGTTGGTCGACCGGGCGCCCGTCGTGACCATGCTCGGCCACGTGGATCACGGGAAGACGACTTTGCTGGACGCCATCCGGGAGACGAACGTCGCCGAAGGCGAGGTGGGTGGAATCACACAGCACATCGCCGCGTACCAGGTCGAACATAACGGACGCCCGATTACTTTTCTGGACACACCGGGGCATCAGGCGTTCACCGCCATGCGTGCGCGCGGCGCCCAGGGAGCGGATATCGCTGTTCTGGTGGTTGCCGCCGATGACGGGATCATGCCCCAAACCAGGGAGGCGCTGGCGCATGCACGCGCAGCGAGGGTTCCGATTTTGGTGGCGCTGAACAAGATCGATCGTGATTCAGCCAACCTCGATCGTGTCAAACAGGAATTGGCGGACGTGGGTCTGCAGCCGGACGACTGGGAAGGCGACACGATGGTTGTTCCTGTATCGGCAAAACTGCGCTCGGGGATCGAGGATTTACTCGAGGCGATCCTGCTGGTCGCCGATGCCACCGAGATCAAAGCCAATCCCAACGGGAAGACGCTGGGAACTGTGATCGAAGGCGAGCTCGATAAAAGCAAGGGCGTCGTGGCGACCCTGCTGGTGCAAAATGGCACCCTGAGGGTCGGAGATTTCATCGCTGTGGGCACTTCCTGTGGGCGCATCCGGGCCATGTTCGATTACCAGGGCAATGCGGTGGAAGAAGCGCCACCGTCCACGCCGGTTTCGATACTCGGGCTATCCGACGTCCCGATGGCGGGCGAATTGTTTACGGTCTACGAATCGGAACGCGAAGCGCGCAACGCTACGTTGGATCGAAAGATGGCCGAGGAGGAACGCAAATCGAAACCCCCGGCGATGTCCCTGGAACAGATCTTCGATGCGTTCCAGGCCGGTGAGGCGCAGGAGCTGCGCCTGGTTATCAAGGCCGACGTTCAAGGTTCGCTCGAGCCGATCACGAATTCGCTGCGCGAGCTCAGTGCGGGTGACATTCAAGTGAACGTGCTTCACGCGGACACCGGCAACATCAGCGAAAGCGATATCATGCTCGCCACCGCTTCGGATGCGATCGTGATCGGGTTCAACGTCGCTCCCGATCAGGCCGCCAAACGAGCGGCTGAAGTCGAAGGCATCGATATCCGGCTGTACGACATCATCTACCGTTTGACGGAAGATATCGAGAAGGCTTTGAAAGGCATGCTCGAGCCGGAAAAACGGGTCGTCGTCATCGGGCGCGCCGATGTCCGCCAGGTTTTTCGTATCCCCAAGCTGGGTAACATCGCGGGATGCGTGGTCTCGAAGGGCGTCATCCGCCGCAACGCCAATATACGCGTTCGTCGAGGGGACGAAGTCTTGTATGAAGGACCCGTAACCTCACTTAAGCACGGCAAAGATGATGAGCGCGAGATACGCGAAGGCTTCGAATGCGGCATTGGGGTCAAAGGCTTCGATGATTTCAAAGAGGGCGACATACTCGAGTGTTTCACGGAAGAGACCGTCGCGGTTGAATAG
- a CDS encoding site-specific DNA-methyltransferase, which translates to MAKRKKKGTRTSTFGAPGRISHDSSPFYNSRLYEGQNNNQEIEYVENEIPPEQLDRIYLQSSEDMSALPDNSVHLMVTSPPYNVQKEYDRDLTLEEYLGLLRRVFREVNRLLVPGGRACVNIANLGRKPYIPLHVYVIHDMLELGYLMRGEIIWDKAASASTSTAWGSWLSASNPVLRDVHEYILVFSKQTFSRPGKDRESTIERDEFLSFTKSVWTFPAESARAVGHPAPFPEELPRRLIQLYTFEGDVVLDPFCGSGTTCVAAKNTGRHFLGYEINAEYVQKAEERLKA; encoded by the coding sequence GTGGCGAAACGAAAGAAGAAAGGCACGCGCACGAGCACCTTCGGTGCACCGGGACGCATCAGCCACGATTCGTCGCCCTTCTACAACAGCCGGCTTTATGAAGGTCAAAACAATAACCAGGAGATCGAGTACGTCGAAAACGAAATTCCACCCGAACAACTCGATCGAATCTACCTGCAATCCTCCGAGGACATGTCCGCGCTGCCGGACAACAGCGTCCACTTGATGGTGACCTCACCGCCCTACAACGTGCAGAAGGAATACGATCGGGACCTCACCCTGGAAGAATACCTCGGTCTGCTTCGCCGAGTCTTTCGGGAGGTTAACCGCCTGCTCGTGCCCGGTGGGAGAGCTTGCGTCAACATTGCCAACCTCGGCCGCAAGCCCTACATCCCGCTGCACGTCTACGTCATTCACGACATGCTCGAGCTCGGATACCTGATGCGCGGCGAAATCATCTGGGACAAGGCGGCCAGCGCCAGCACCTCGACCGCCTGGGGTTCCTGGCTCTCCGCCAGCAATCCCGTGCTGCGCGACGTACACGAGTACATACTCGTGTTTTCCAAGCAGACCTTTTCCCGTCCGGGGAAGGATCGGGAAAGCACGATCGAGCGCGACGAGTTCCTCTCCTTCACCAAGAGCGTCTGGACCTTCCCTGCCGAGTCTGCACGCGCCGTCGGGCATCCCGCACCTTTTCCGGAGGAACTGCCCCGCCGGTTGATCCAGTTGTATACATTCGAGGGCGACGTCGTGCTCGATCCATTCTGCGGCTCCGGGACGACCTGCGTGGCCGCCAAGAATACGGGACGGCATTTCCTGGGATATGAGATCAACGCCGAATACGTGCAAAAAGCTGAAGAGCGGCTGAAGGCTTAG
- a CDS encoding FAD-dependent thymidylate synthase, translating to MPEDLQRRIYLLSPKRLSPETIAVAFAKTSRSPLSFQEIAEELSDEQSAEFHEKWVVGYGHGSVAEHAVLHIAFENVSRLAIECIESNRLASYTEKSTRYQQWQPGGYHWPAAFHSGSNASKYRETCDALFEAYRQSLEPARRIVREQHPPRENESDEAWDRRIRSKYVDSCRFLLPSAAFANLGMTVNARVLEHALRKMLSHPLTEVREIGEAVKAVAQEEVPTLVKYASEVPYRVETERDLTQRAVELEHSPAEESVVLTTYDSEGELRVLAAALYEHSGSSFEAAEAAVRSMSAKERRGLAEAILGRMDKFDAPLRALEHAVYTFDIVLDQGAYFELKRHRMMTQTPQRLTPDLGYAVPRLIADAGFEDTYCESMEKAANAYRSLADENLYAASYIVPNGFNRRVLCTLNLREVFHLCELRARPNAHFSMRRIALLVAEKVRQVHPLLAGFLRMPQNVDGRSIESEYFLKS from the coding sequence ATGCCTGAGGACCTTCAACGTCGAATTTACCTTCTCTCCCCGAAGCGTCTCAGTCCGGAGACGATCGCGGTCGCCTTCGCCAAAACCTCCCGTTCTCCGTTATCGTTCCAGGAAATCGCCGAGGAACTGAGCGACGAGCAATCGGCGGAGTTCCACGAGAAATGGGTCGTGGGGTACGGCCACGGATCGGTAGCGGAACACGCGGTGCTGCACATCGCATTCGAGAACGTTTCCCGTCTGGCTATCGAGTGCATCGAATCGAACCGCCTGGCGTCCTACACGGAAAAGTCTACGCGTTACCAGCAGTGGCAGCCCGGCGGCTATCACTGGCCCGCAGCCTTTCACAGTGGTTCGAACGCAAGTAAATATCGAGAGACGTGCGACGCGCTGTTCGAAGCCTATCGGCAATCGCTCGAACCGGCGCGCCGGATCGTTCGCGAACAGCATCCACCCAGGGAAAACGAGTCGGACGAAGCTTGGGATCGGCGCATCCGCTCGAAGTACGTCGATTCGTGTCGTTTCCTGCTGCCGAGTGCAGCGTTTGCCAACCTGGGCATGACGGTAAACGCGCGGGTGTTGGAGCACGCGCTGCGTAAGATGTTGTCGCACCCCCTGACAGAAGTGCGCGAGATCGGCGAGGCGGTGAAAGCCGTGGCGCAAGAAGAAGTGCCCACGTTGGTCAAGTACGCGAGCGAGGTTCCCTACCGTGTGGAAACCGAGCGGGATCTGACGCAGCGGGCGGTGGAATTAGAGCATTCACCGGCAGAGGAATCCGTGGTGTTGACGACCTACGACTCCGAAGGGGAGCTGCGGGTCCTGGCGGCGGCGCTGTACGAACACTCCGGCAGTTCGTTCGAGGCGGCTGAAGCGGCCGTTCGAAGCATGTCTGCGAAAGAACGCCGGGGTTTGGCGGAAGCGATCCTGGGCCGCATGGATAAATTCGACGCACCCCTGCGCGCGTTGGAGCACGCCGTTTACACGTTCGACATCGTCCTGGATCAGGGCGCCTATTTCGAACTCAAACGCCACCGCATGATGACGCAAACTCCGCAGCGCCTGACCCCCGATCTGGGATACGCCGTTCCGCGCCTGATCGCCGATGCCGGTTTCGAAGATACCTATTGCGAGAGTATGGAAAAAGCTGCAAATGCGTATCGCAGCCTGGCGGATGAGAATCTCTACGCCGCCTCCTACATCGTCCCCAACGGCTTCAACCGCCGCGTGCTGTGTACGCTGAATTTGCGCGAGGTCTTTCACCTGTGTGAATTGCGGGCCAGGCCCAACGCACATTTCTCCATGCGCCGTATCGCGCTGCTCGTGGCCGAGAAGGTGCGCCAGGTGCATCCGCTGCTCGCCGGCTTTTTGCGTATGCCGCAGAACGTAGATGGGCGATCCATCGAATCCGAATATTTCTTAAAGTCGTAA
- the rbfA gene encoding 30S ribosome-binding factor RbfA — protein sequence MVSQARARRIGDRIREELAVLMQREMSDPRLSMVTVTAADVDRELTYATIYVTAIGSDDRRDEVLHALEGASGYIRKQLSGRIRLRQFPKLRFRWDASQTRGARIDELLDMLDHEKGDDGDMSEV from the coding sequence ATGGTGAGTCAGGCAAGAGCGCGCAGGATAGGCGATCGCATCCGCGAGGAGCTGGCGGTCTTGATGCAGCGCGAAATGTCAGACCCCCGGCTTTCGATGGTGACGGTGACGGCTGCAGATGTGGATCGTGAGTTGACTTATGCGACGATTTACGTCACGGCGATCGGTTCCGATGACCGCCGCGATGAAGTGCTGCACGCGCTCGAAGGAGCGTCTGGATATATCCGTAAACAGCTTTCTGGCCGCATCCGATTACGACAGTTTCCAAAACTTCGTTTTCGATGGGATGCATCCCAAACACGCGGCGCACGAATCGATGAGCTTCTCGATATGCTGGATCATGAAAAGGGGGATGATGGGGATATGAGTGAAGTCTGA
- a CDS encoding lysoplasmalogenase: MWMLLTSACIAIVDWIAVARQNRTLEIVAKPATLLALCVWFGSYPAARSSTVGVLFLLGLVFSLLGDIFLLFPGVHFLKGLIAFLLAHLLYIAAFNSTGPILTLPAILLAVPIVIAALLILRRLIASLKEHGNEAMIVPVSVYALVLSLTLWSASTTLFRNDWSLRAGTLAAAGGVLFFVSDASIAWNRFVGPHWGGRLFEIVTYHLAQIGLAAGILISIGALG, encoded by the coding sequence ATGTGGATGCTTCTGACCAGCGCTTGTATCGCCATCGTCGATTGGATCGCCGTCGCACGCCAGAATCGTACGCTCGAGATCGTCGCCAAACCCGCCACGCTGCTGGCGCTGTGCGTCTGGTTCGGCAGTTATCCGGCGGCGAGGAGTTCGACCGTCGGTGTGCTGTTCTTACTCGGACTCGTGTTCTCCCTTTTGGGCGATATCTTCCTGCTCTTCCCCGGGGTACATTTTCTCAAGGGCTTGATCGCCTTTCTCCTGGCGCATCTGCTCTATATCGCAGCATTCAACTCGACCGGACCGATCCTGACGCTGCCTGCAATTCTCCTCGCCGTTCCGATCGTCATCGCAGCGCTGCTGATCTTGCGCCGTCTGATCGCCAGCCTGAAGGAACACGGAAACGAGGCGATGATCGTGCCGGTCAGCGTCTATGCCCTCGTCTTGAGTCTCACCTTGTGGTCCGCTTCGACCACGCTCTTCCGGAATGATTGGTCCCTGCGGGCGGGAACGCTGGCGGCCGCCGGCGGCGTCCTGTTTTTCGTCTCCGATGCGTCCATCGCCTGGAACCGCTTCGTCGGTCCGCATTGGGGCGGCCGCTTGTTCGAGATCGTGACCTACCATCTGGCGCAAATCGGGTTGGCCGCCGGGATCTTGATCTCGATCGGGGCGCTCGGCTGA
- a CDS encoding bifunctional riboflavin kinase/FAD synthetase: MQHLHDIHSLHLPGCGLTIGAFDGVHVGHQALIRAMVSDAHDRDLPAVVLTFYPHPSVVLRSRSPSFYITLPDEKADLIGALGVDYVVTQRFDRALSRVSARDFLDLLHRQLSFKRLWIGEDFTLGRDRTGNRAYLESVSSEYAFEVKIFPPFTLNGETVRSSIVRQALLSGEVARVAHYLGRIFVLPGDVVQGVGRGRELGIPTANLQIQEERAYPGSGVYACTVEYDGKRRPAVTNIGVRPTFESEPVPPTVETHILDFNGDLYGQHLRVGFVERLRAERRFASPDDLIQQIKDDIRRARSILEPTLEGENA, from the coding sequence ATGCAGCACCTGCATGACATCCATTCACTCCATTTGCCAGGTTGTGGCTTGACGATCGGCGCCTTCGATGGCGTACACGTCGGGCATCAGGCGTTGATCCGGGCCATGGTTTCAGACGCTCACGATCGCGATCTTCCTGCCGTCGTGCTTACTTTCTATCCCCATCCCTCGGTCGTGCTCCGCAGCCGCAGTCCATCGTTCTACATCACTCTGCCGGATGAAAAAGCCGATCTTATCGGGGCGTTGGGCGTCGACTACGTCGTGACGCAGCGATTCGACCGCGCCCTGTCTCGCGTTTCTGCCAGGGATTTCCTGGATCTCCTCCATCGTCAGCTTTCATTCAAACGATTGTGGATCGGTGAAGATTTCACGCTGGGCCGGGACCGCACGGGAAACCGCGCCTATCTCGAGTCGGTGAGCAGCGAGTATGCGTTCGAAGTAAAAATCTTCCCCCCCTTCACGCTCAACGGCGAAACGGTGCGATCGTCGATCGTGCGCCAGGCATTACTTTCAGGGGAGGTTGCACGCGTGGCGCATTATCTGGGACGAATCTTCGTGCTGCCGGGTGATGTCGTGCAGGGCGTGGGCAGGGGACGGGAATTGGGGATCCCGACCGCGAATCTGCAAATCCAGGAGGAACGTGCGTACCCGGGATCGGGCGTCTATGCCTGCACCGTCGAGTACGACGGCAAACGCCGGCCGGCGGTGACGAACATCGGCGTGCGGCCGACCTTCGAAAGCGAACCCGTGCCTCCTACAGTCGAAACGCATATCCTGGATTTCAACGGCGATCTCTACGGCCAGCACCTGCGTGTGGGTTTCGTCGAGCGGCTGCGGGCTGAACGACGCTTTGCGTCTCCGGATGATCTGATCCAGCAAATCAAAGACGATATCCGCAGGGCGCGGTCGATTCTGGAGCCAACTCTGGAGGGAGAAAATGCCTGA